The following coding sequences lie in one Enterococcus sp. 9E7_DIV0242 genomic window:
- a CDS encoding FUSC family protein, giving the protein MKDKNNILRPLGSGLAMAVPLLIGILTKDLQISSVGAMGAFSYLAFQHRSLTYNMKAISIHGLALLVAFMLGAGTAMISWSAPFIISVLSFVAFIASKVFRIPKPDYFFVLMLYATGFNFQAASFVEILHHSTYLLYGLGGSLLSGFLISLLEKLPYRLPKDRYQQLSAKDKYYLTIYEQPNTLLKALHFSMVLFVATYIAYLLRDSNGYWVLISAAAVLAGEHMDRIKDRTIGRVVGGVVGIMLGFFIVSLGLPLELKALILIGLNILTEFFMPVNYMVANFFTNPQVLILMTIGSNFTPLGLIPMRLSGALIGSLLALVLIYVTEYCLQQLQLDKISSGEG; this is encoded by the coding sequence ATGAAGGATAAGAATAATATTTTGCGCCCCTTGGGTTCAGGGCTGGCAATGGCAGTGCCTTTATTGATAGGTATTCTGACAAAGGATCTGCAGATAAGCTCAGTCGGGGCGATGGGGGCTTTTTCCTATTTGGCGTTTCAGCATCGTTCGTTAACTTATAATATGAAGGCCATTTCTATTCACGGTCTGGCTTTACTGGTGGCTTTTATGCTGGGTGCCGGTACGGCGATGATTTCTTGGAGTGCGCCATTTATTATCAGTGTATTGTCCTTTGTGGCATTTATCGCTTCAAAGGTTTTCCGCATTCCGAAGCCGGATTATTTTTTTGTGCTCATGCTTTACGCAACAGGCTTCAATTTTCAAGCAGCATCATTTGTTGAAATTTTACATCATAGTACATACCTACTGTACGGGTTAGGTGGTTCGCTGTTGTCGGGTTTCTTGATTTCCCTACTGGAAAAATTACCGTATCGACTACCGAAGGATCGTTATCAACAGCTGTCTGCCAAAGACAAGTATTACCTGACAATTTATGAGCAGCCCAATACGTTGTTGAAAGCATTGCATTTCTCAATGGTGTTGTTCGTTGCAACATATATTGCGTATCTATTGAGAGACAGTAATGGCTACTGGGTGTTGATTTCTGCAGCAGCAGTATTGGCTGGAGAGCATATGGATCGAATCAAGGATCGAACGATTGGTCGGGTAGTAGGCGGTGTGGTCGGGATCATGCTGGGATTCTTCATTGTATCGTTAGGCTTGCCATTGGAGCTGAAGGCTTTGATACTGATTGGACTTAATATTTTGACGGAGTTCTTTATGCCCGTGAATTATATGGTGGCGAATTTCTTTACCAATCCACAGGTTTTGATACTGATGACTATTGGTAGTAATTTTACACCGTTAGGGCTAATTCCGATGCGTTTATCAGGAGCCTTGATTGGCAGTTTACTGGCGCTGGTGTTGATTTATGTGACAGAATATTGCTTACAACAACTACAATTGGATAAAATTTCATCAGGTGAAGGATAA
- a CDS encoding ankyrin repeat domain-containing protein, with protein MGKKRKTLPKDFEEICKREDLTELIAVYQRCDLEAYTGYSKSTAYSCFGIPESFIIWLKEQGADINAQDTYKKTALHHHAVYWKSSIDALLNNGASVLMVDTQGNTPLHIAASASRVAAVAALLTYSAPVDQKNNMGLTPLEICLAQCTNASLTETVKVVDLLLDAGAEKTDKMVGYVKKIGETFEFYRNDFNPESLEETDKALHQLYECFAVTPIAKRNVHDGISPITLNSTTWQKQHQELWELLVPGSGPCQTLQGEVIRITGKVSDEIFRNGGGNWDGDYRKMVRSLNESFKIGSSLSEEQLQETTHLTKAIAKGNSDDGLARLSELAVQWVLLNPTPIALETPNYKR; from the coding sequence TTGGGGAAAAAAAGAAAAACGTTGCCTAAAGATTTTGAAGAAATATGCAAAAGAGAGGATCTCACTGAGCTAATTGCAGTCTATCAACGATGTGATCTTGAGGCATACACTGGATATAGTAAGTCTACTGCTTACAGCTGTTTTGGTATTCCAGAAAGCTTCATCATCTGGCTAAAGGAACAAGGAGCTGACATCAATGCACAAGACACTTACAAAAAAACAGCGCTGCATCACCACGCTGTCTATTGGAAATCTAGTATTGACGCATTGTTGAACAATGGCGCTTCTGTACTGATGGTCGATACGCAAGGCAACACTCCCTTGCACATAGCAGCTAGTGCTTCCAGAGTAGCAGCCGTGGCAGCCTTACTCACCTATTCTGCACCGGTTGATCAAAAAAACAACATGGGATTGACTCCCTTAGAAATATGTTTGGCCCAATGCACAAATGCCAGTTTGACTGAGACGGTAAAAGTTGTCGATTTACTCTTAGATGCAGGTGCTGAAAAAACAGACAAGATGGTGGGTTATGTCAAGAAAATCGGTGAAACCTTCGAATTCTATCGTAATGATTTCAATCCGGAGAGTCTTGAAGAAACAGATAAAGCCTTGCACCAATTATATGAATGCTTTGCTGTGACACCAATAGCTAAAAGAAACGTTCATGACGGGATTTCTCCAATCACACTGAACAGTACGACTTGGCAAAAGCAGCACCAAGAGCTCTGGGAGCTACTTGTTCCCGGTAGCGGTCCATGCCAGACATTGCAAGGTGAGGTGATCCGCATCACCGGAAAAGTCTCCGATGAGATTTTCCGTAACGGAGGCGGAAATTGGGACGGTGATTATCGGAAGATGGTTCGATCATTGAACGAGTCATTTAAAATTGGCAGTTCTCTGTCTGAGGAACAATTGCAAGAAACCACACACCTCACAAAGGCGATTGCCAAAGGAAATAGCGATGATGGATTAGCCCGATTAAGCGAGCTGGCTGTACAGTGGGTACTGTTAAACCCAACTCCTATAGCATTAGAAACTCCTAATTATAAACGGTAA